One window of Anaerobaca lacustris genomic DNA carries:
- a CDS encoding exodeoxyribonuclease VII small subunit produces the protein MAQKKTEDEISKLNFEDAIKQLRTIVDKIEQGQIPLQDSLEQYEQGMALIQHCRQILQKAEKRIEKISKTDEEPSAATPEPADEAPGSDEEALF, from the coding sequence ATGGCCCAGAAGAAGACCGAAGACGAGATCAGCAAACTGAACTTTGAGGACGCGATCAAGCAGCTCCGAACCATCGTGGACAAGATCGAGCAGGGTCAGATCCCGCTGCAGGACAGCCTCGAACAGTACGAGCAGGGGATGGCCCTGATCCAGCACTGTCGCCAGATCCTCCAGAAGGCCGAGAAGCGAATCGAGAAGATCAGCAAGACCGACGAGGAGCCGTCCGCCGCAACCCCCGAACCCGCCGACGAAGCGCCCGGCTCCGACGAAGAAGCCCTCTTCTGA
- a CDS encoding SLC5 family protein, protein MSFNWLDVTVFVGFVAAVVSVGLYKSRHEKTGEDYFLAGRGLKWWLIGFSLIAANISSEQFVGMSGDAAKHVGLAIASYEWMAAITLVVVAFAFLPYFLRAGIYTMPEFLEYRYNAAARTIMAVLTLLVYMLLLGSVTYSGALTISTMAAKMDPARSISIQNAALVIGIIAMVYVAAGGLKACAWADLIQGSALILGGACIMVFAFKKLGAATEPLAFVEDVRTGAVGFKTFAQDTGAIDRFWELNKVRMNMFLPKDDKILPWTALMLGLWIPNFYYWGLNQYITQRTLGSASLSEGQKGIVFSAFMKLLIPFVIVVPGIIAFNLFANDMQNQSAGDNAATIAKYAQANPETRLIDVVEAPTEDAVAAWPAGRFMIAVYADEASMKAARMQNPFVLPLTKDTYDALKIGEYTVFDSDDKAWQTIFPALASELEPYNRFVRDAAKAAGATVTTEKFIAYKYDTALGQLLSSVLPARTGLVGFVLAALLGAIVSSLAAMLNAASTIFTMDIFKKYIHPGAGQKTIVTLGRICVIAFSFVAVFLAPQLGNPKIGPGIFTIIQASQGFLSPGILAVFAFGLLVRKAPPIAGVVGLVLNVVAYGLLWYLSTLPGFMALPKMDIIIGNFLNRMAICFGLCLVVMTMITIVKPLAQPVEFHSKTDLNLTSSGGAKLAGIVVVVITLVLYVLFSPLGLAK, encoded by the coding sequence ATGAGCTTCAACTGGCTCGACGTAACGGTGTTCGTCGGTTTCGTCGCGGCGGTGGTTTCGGTCGGCCTGTACAAGAGCCGCCACGAGAAGACCGGAGAAGACTACTTCCTGGCCGGTCGCGGGTTGAAATGGTGGCTCATCGGCTTCTCGCTGATCGCCGCCAACATCTCGTCGGAGCAATTCGTCGGCATGAGCGGCGATGCGGCCAAACACGTGGGTCTGGCGATTGCCAGCTACGAATGGATGGCCGCCATCACACTGGTCGTGGTGGCGTTTGCTTTCCTGCCCTACTTCCTCCGAGCCGGCATTTACACCATGCCCGAGTTTCTCGAGTACCGGTACAACGCCGCGGCGCGAACCATCATGGCCGTGCTCACGCTGCTGGTCTATATGCTTCTGCTCGGCTCTGTGACCTATTCGGGCGCGCTGACGATCAGCACGATGGCCGCCAAGATGGATCCGGCAAGGAGCATCTCCATTCAGAACGCCGCCCTGGTGATCGGCATCATCGCGATGGTCTACGTCGCGGCCGGCGGCCTGAAGGCCTGCGCCTGGGCCGACCTGATCCAGGGAAGCGCTCTCATTCTCGGGGGCGCCTGTATCATGGTCTTCGCGTTCAAGAAGCTCGGCGCAGCGACCGAACCTCTGGCTTTCGTCGAAGACGTCAGAACCGGCGCTGTCGGATTCAAAACCTTCGCTCAGGATACCGGGGCCATCGACCGCTTCTGGGAGCTGAACAAGGTCCGCATGAATATGTTCCTTCCCAAGGACGACAAGATCCTTCCCTGGACCGCCCTCATGCTCGGCCTGTGGATTCCCAACTTCTACTACTGGGGCCTGAATCAGTACATCACCCAACGGACGCTCGGGTCTGCTTCCTTGTCCGAGGGACAGAAGGGCATCGTCTTCAGCGCCTTTATGAAACTGCTGATTCCGTTCGTGATCGTGGTTCCCGGCATCATCGCCTTCAACCTGTTCGCCAATGACATGCAGAACCAGTCGGCGGGTGACAACGCGGCCACCATCGCCAAGTATGCCCAGGCCAATCCGGAGACCCGGCTGATCGATGTCGTCGAGGCGCCGACAGAGGACGCCGTTGCCGCCTGGCCGGCGGGGCGATTTATGATCGCCGTTTACGCCGACGAGGCGAGCATGAAGGCCGCCAGGATGCAGAACCCGTTCGTCCTGCCCCTGACCAAGGACACGTACGACGCTTTGAAGATCGGCGAGTACACCGTGTTCGATTCCGATGACAAGGCCTGGCAGACCATCTTCCCAGCCCTGGCCAGTGAACTGGAACCCTACAACCGCTTCGTGCGAGACGCCGCCAAAGCCGCCGGCGCAACCGTCACGACCGAGAAGTTCATCGCGTACAAGTACGACACGGCCCTGGGCCAGTTGCTCAGCAGCGTGCTACCGGCGCGGACCGGGCTGGTCGGCTTCGTGCTGGCCGCATTGCTGGGCGCGATCGTCAGTTCGCTGGCCGCCATGCTCAACGCCGCCTCGACGATCTTCACGATGGACATTTTCAAGAAGTACATTCATCCCGGCGCTGGGCAGAAGACCATTGTTACGCTCGGACGCATCTGTGTGATTGCCTTCTCGTTTGTTGCTGTGTTCCTGGCTCCCCAACTGGGCAATCCGAAGATTGGCCCGGGCATCTTCACCATCATCCAGGCGAGTCAGGGGTTCCTTTCTCCCGGCATCCTGGCTGTGTTTGCTTTTGGCCTTCTGGTCCGAAAGGCCCCGCCCATCGCCGGCGTGGTCGGCCTGGTCCTTAACGTCGTCGCGTACGGTCTTCTGTGGTATCTGTCCACTCTGCCCGGCTTTATGGCCCTCCCGAAGATGGATATCATTATTGGGAACTTCCTGAACCGCATGGCGATCTGCTTTGGGCTCTGCCTCGTCGTGATGACGATGATCACAATCGTCAAGCCACTGGCGCAACCGGTCGAGTTCCACAGCAAGACCGACCTGAATCTGACCTCTTCCGGTGGGGCGAAGCTGGCCGGCATCGTGGTGGTCGTCATCACGCTGGTTCTGTACGTGCTCTTCAGTCCGCTCGGGCTGGCGAAGTAG
- a CDS encoding C-GCAxxG-C-C family protein, with product MGKVDQAVECFCGGAACSQAIAATYGPDFGLAREQAMKVASGFAGGMRLGETCGAVTGAFMVLGLKFAGADCETRDGRDAVYAALADFVRKFEQRNRVVICRELLGCDISTPDGARKANREGLFRTICPNLVKDAAEILEEML from the coding sequence ATGGGCAAGGTGGATCAGGCAGTGGAGTGCTTCTGTGGCGGGGCGGCCTGTTCGCAGGCGATTGCGGCGACCTATGGGCCGGACTTCGGGCTCGCGCGAGAGCAGGCGATGAAGGTGGCTTCGGGCTTTGCCGGCGGGATGCGCCTGGGCGAGACCTGCGGCGCCGTGACCGGAGCGTTCATGGTTCTGGGGCTCAAGTTCGCCGGGGCCGACTGCGAGACGCGAGACGGGCGCGACGCGGTGTATGCCGCCTTGGCCGATTTCGTCAGGAAATTCGAGCAGCGCAACCGCGTGGTCATCTGTCGGGAGCTGCTCGGCTGCGACATCAGCACCCCCGACGGGGCCCGAAAGGCCAACCGCGAGGGCCTGTTTCGCACGATCTGCCCCAACCTGGTCAAAGACGCCGCCGAGATCCTTGAAGAGATGCTCTGA
- a CDS encoding NAD(P)H-hydrate dehydratase: MRMDIVREVPRLKPRPADGHKGTFGKVCIVAGSVGMAGAAALAGRAALRSGAGLVRVATARSALPTVAALEPCYTTIALPEDSAGRISGKAIGVILDAASQNDALAIGPGLGTSAGLRSVVGTLVQQDGLRLVIDGDGLNNLSRLPDWPGKHRAEVVLTPHPGEMKRLWSGLFREALPSDRQEAAGRMAQATGSVVAFKGAGTVVTDGRRAYVNSTGNPGMGTAGSGDVLTGIITALMGQGLACFEATVLGVYIHGAAGDIAADACGQISLTATDIIEALPEAFRKSHKRI; the protein is encoded by the coding sequence ATGAGAATGGACATCGTGCGCGAGGTGCCAAGACTCAAGCCTCGCCCTGCCGATGGACACAAAGGAACGTTCGGCAAGGTCTGCATCGTCGCCGGCAGCGTGGGCATGGCCGGCGCCGCGGCGCTGGCGGGCCGCGCCGCACTGCGCTCCGGTGCGGGGCTGGTTCGCGTGGCCACCGCGCGCAGCGCTCTGCCCACGGTCGCCGCCCTTGAACCCTGCTACACAACGATCGCCCTGCCCGAGGACTCGGCTGGACGCATCAGCGGCAAGGCAATTGGTGTCATCCTCGACGCGGCGAGCCAGAACGATGCTCTGGCCATCGGGCCGGGTCTGGGTACCAGCGCCGGTCTGCGTTCGGTGGTCGGAACCCTCGTGCAACAAGACGGCCTGCGGCTGGTCATCGACGGAGACGGCCTGAACAACCTGAGCCGACTTCCCGACTGGCCCGGCAAACACAGGGCCGAAGTGGTCCTGACGCCGCATCCGGGAGAGATGAAGCGGCTCTGGTCGGGTCTGTTCCGCGAGGCGCTGCCGTCCGATCGCCAGGAGGCGGCCGGACGCATGGCCCAGGCCACCGGAAGCGTTGTCGCCTTCAAAGGCGCCGGCACCGTCGTCACCGACGGACGACGCGCCTACGTCAACAGTACGGGCAATCCAGGAATGGGAACGGCCGGCTCCGGCGACGTGCTGACCGGCATCATCACGGCCCTGATGGGCCAGGGACTCGCCTGCTTCGAGGCCACGGTGCTGGGCGTCTACATCCACGGCGCCGCCGGCGACATTGCCGCCGACGCCTGCGGCCAGATCAGCCTGACAGCGACCGACATCATCGAAGCGCTGCCCGAAGCATTTCGCAAGAGCCACAAACGGATATGA
- a CDS encoding putative collagen-binding domain-containing protein, which yields MISRFACVWVVGLLCVCGGAFAQGAIDVYAANPRYWQYKGEPVLLIGGSKDDNLFQIPDLKEHLDLLQSVGGNYIRNTMSARIDKGFEVQAFAKRPDGKYDLDRWNDEYWRRFESLMALTQERDIIVQIEVWDRFDYSREHWDVSPYNPKNNVNYTFEASGLAERYPNHPGSNEQPFFFTTPEQRNNAVVLPYQQRFVDKMLIHSLKRGNVLYCMDNETSGQPAWGAYWARFIQARAKAAGVKVHTTEMWDAWDLSHASHRATFDHPELYSFIDISQNNHQKGQAHWDNAQTQRARIADRPRPLNNTKIYGADTGRYGNDRDAMERFWRNIFGGLASARFHRPDSGLGLGDKAQANIRSMRMITDRMRVFACEPHNDLLGEREANEAYCFANPGTEYAVYFPDGGKVTLDARALKGPATVQWLNVLKSEWSKPQRVAEPGALTLECPSKDYWVVLVRP from the coding sequence ATGATATCTCGATTTGCGTGCGTGTGGGTTGTCGGTTTGCTTTGCGTCTGCGGCGGAGCTTTTGCCCAAGGGGCGATCGACGTCTATGCGGCGAATCCGCGGTATTGGCAGTACAAGGGCGAGCCGGTCCTGCTGATCGGGGGCAGCAAGGACGACAACCTGTTTCAGATTCCCGATCTGAAAGAGCATCTCGACCTGCTCCAGAGCGTCGGCGGCAACTACATCCGCAACACGATGAGCGCGCGGATCGACAAGGGCTTCGAGGTCCAGGCGTTCGCGAAGCGGCCCGACGGCAAGTACGACCTGGACCGCTGGAACGACGAGTACTGGCGGCGGTTCGAGAGCCTGATGGCGCTGACGCAAGAGCGTGACATCATCGTCCAGATCGAGGTCTGGGACCGCTTCGACTACTCGCGCGAGCATTGGGACGTGAGCCCCTACAATCCGAAGAACAACGTCAACTACACGTTCGAGGCCTCGGGCCTGGCCGAGCGGTATCCGAACCATCCGGGCAGCAACGAGCAGCCGTTCTTCTTCACCACGCCGGAGCAGCGAAACAACGCCGTCGTGCTGCCGTACCAGCAGCGCTTCGTGGACAAGATGCTCATCCATTCGCTGAAGCGCGGCAACGTGCTGTACTGCATGGACAACGAGACCTCCGGCCAGCCGGCCTGGGGCGCCTACTGGGCCCGCTTCATCCAGGCCAGGGCCAAGGCCGCCGGCGTGAAGGTCCACACCACCGAGATGTGGGATGCCTGGGACCTCTCGCACGCCTCGCACCGCGCGACGTTCGACCATCCGGAGCTGTACTCGTTCATCGACATCTCGCAGAACAACCATCAGAAGGGCCAGGCCCACTGGGACAACGCGCAGACGCAGCGGGCGCGGATCGCCGACCGGCCGCGACCGCTGAACAACACCAAGATCTACGGCGCCGACACCGGTCGCTACGGCAACGACCGCGACGCGATGGAGCGGTTCTGGCGCAACATCTTCGGCGGGCTGGCCTCGGCGCGGTTCCACCGGCCCGACTCCGGGCTGGGGCTGGGCGACAAGGCCCAGGCCAATATCCGCAGCATGCGAATGATCACCGATCGGATGCGGGTCTTTGCGTGCGAGCCGCACAACGATCTGCTCGGCGAGCGCGAAGCGAACGAGGCCTATTGCTTCGCGAATCCGGGCACCGAGTACGCGGTCTACTTTCCCGACGGCGGCAAGGTGACGCTCGACGCCCGCGCGCTGAAGGGTCCGGCGACCGTGCAGTGGCTCAACGTGCTCAAATCCGAATGGTCGAAGCCGCAGCGCGTCGCAGAGCCCGGCGCTCTGACGCTGGAATGTCCCTCGAAGGACTATTGGGTCGTCCTGGTGCGCCCGTAG
- the tsaD gene encoding tRNA (adenosine(37)-N6)-threonylcarbamoyltransferase complex transferase subunit TsaD: MMSEEGHITVLGIETSCDETAAAVVTDGRQVRSSVVASQTELHRKYGGVVPEIASRAHIENIYPVIAEAMSQAEVGKDDIDAVAIANQPGLTIALVVGVTAAKTLSFMWGKPLVAINHLHAHLQSALLNEERIDLPAVALVVSGGHTSLYDCESPLDLTLLGSTIDDAAGEAFDKVATILKLPYPGGPSIEKLARTGDAKAIRFPRSMLGRDSLDFSFSGLKTAVLYHCRGQDMKGADRVDEMDEREIADIAASFQAAVIDVLVRKTKRAAGRIGARTVLLGGGVAANGTLREAMEAMCRRHRPPLRLLVAPKQYCTDNAVMVASLAYHKIKAGLLADLTLEPSSTG; this comes from the coding sequence ATGATGTCAGAAGAAGGTCACATTACGGTCCTCGGGATCGAGACGAGTTGCGATGAAACGGCGGCCGCCGTCGTCACGGACGGACGGCAGGTTCGCTCGTCTGTGGTCGCCAGCCAAACGGAGCTGCACCGCAAGTACGGGGGTGTGGTGCCCGAAATCGCTTCGCGGGCCCATATCGAGAACATCTATCCGGTCATCGCAGAGGCGATGAGCCAGGCCGAGGTCGGCAAGGACGACATCGACGCGGTCGCCATCGCCAACCAGCCGGGATTGACCATCGCCCTGGTCGTGGGCGTCACCGCCGCCAAGACGCTGAGCTTCATGTGGGGCAAGCCGCTCGTCGCGATCAACCATCTTCACGCCCATTTGCAGTCGGCGCTGCTCAACGAGGAACGGATCGATCTGCCGGCCGTGGCCCTGGTCGTCTCCGGCGGCCATACCTCGCTGTACGACTGCGAGTCGCCGCTGGATCTGACGCTGCTGGGCTCGACCATCGACGATGCGGCCGGCGAGGCGTTCGACAAGGTCGCGACCATCCTCAAGCTACCCTATCCGGGCGGTCCCAGCATCGAGAAGCTCGCGCGCACGGGCGACGCGAAAGCCATCCGTTTTCCGCGTTCGATGCTCGGACGCGACTCGCTGGATTTCTCGTTCAGCGGACTCAAGACCGCCGTTCTCTACCACTGCCGGGGCCAGGACATGAAGGGCGCCGACCGCGTCGACGAGATGGACGAGCGGGAGATTGCCGACATTGCGGCGTCGTTTCAGGCGGCCGTCATCGACGTGCTGGTCAGGAAGACCAAGCGGGCGGCCGGCCGCATCGGGGCCCGAACGGTCCTGCTCGGTGGCGGCGTGGCGGCCAACGGCACGCTCCGTGAGGCGATGGAGGCCATGTGCCGCCGACACAGGCCCCCGCTGAGGCTGTTGGTCGCTCCGAAACAGTATTGCACGGACAATGCGGTTATGGTAGCTTCACTGGCCTATCACAAGATCAAGGCCGGGCTGCTGGCGGACCTGACGCTGGAGCCGAGTTCGACCGGCTGA
- the xseA gene encoding exodeoxyribonuclease VII large subunit — MQTKTTPTIYTVSQVNALVKEVLETSLPARVMVKGEITGWKQHGSGHCYFSLKDEGSVLPCAMWKPNFARVRFRPENGLAVIATGFVSVYVPQGRYSLVVEEMAPEGVGALQLAFEQLVRKLRAEGLFDDAHKIPIPTYPQRIGILTSESGAAVHDIADSVHNRWPCTRLALYPVPVQGEGAARQIAAAIADVNRRNARLKLDLLIVGRGGGSLEDLWAFNEEVLARAIFASKIPIISAVGHEVDTTIADLVADRRASTPTKAGVVAVPDMRDVLSDLDHQGSRLMRSVRSRVELGGEYLQTILASSAFRNPLLAVRMREQHVDELASDLSASVQSLLAQRRAMLQDCHEHIARIEPHRLLGAMTVRLNELTSRARAAITAVVNARKMDLAAREGRLAALDPRSVLARGYTITTNKTTGKVVRTLDDIRVGDAMLTELAGKTVIESKVYNMP, encoded by the coding sequence ATGCAAACGAAGACAACGCCGACGATCTACACGGTCAGCCAGGTCAACGCCCTGGTCAAGGAGGTTCTGGAGACGAGCCTCCCCGCCCGGGTGATGGTCAAGGGCGAGATCACCGGCTGGAAGCAGCATGGAAGCGGCCACTGCTATTTCTCGCTGAAGGATGAGGGCTCGGTGCTGCCCTGTGCGATGTGGAAACCGAACTTCGCCCGCGTGCGGTTCCGCCCGGAGAACGGACTGGCCGTGATCGCGACCGGCTTCGTCAGCGTCTACGTCCCGCAGGGCCGCTATTCGCTGGTCGTCGAGGAGATGGCGCCGGAGGGCGTCGGGGCGCTGCAACTGGCGTTCGAGCAGTTGGTTCGCAAGCTGCGGGCCGAGGGCCTCTTCGACGACGCGCACAAGATACCGATCCCGACGTACCCGCAGCGGATCGGCATCCTGACGAGCGAGTCCGGCGCCGCGGTCCACGACATCGCCGACAGCGTGCACAACCGCTGGCCCTGCACGCGGCTGGCTCTCTATCCCGTGCCGGTCCAGGGCGAGGGCGCGGCCCGGCAGATCGCCGCCGCGATTGCCGACGTCAACCGGCGCAACGCCAGGCTCAAGCTCGATCTGCTGATCGTCGGGCGCGGCGGCGGCTCGCTGGAGGACCTCTGGGCCTTCAACGAGGAGGTGCTCGCGCGGGCGATCTTCGCGTCGAAGATCCCGATCATCAGCGCCGTCGGGCACGAGGTGGATACGACGATCGCCGACCTCGTGGCGGACCGGCGGGCCTCGACGCCGACGAAGGCCGGCGTGGTCGCGGTCCCCGACATGCGTGACGTGCTGAGCGACCTGGACCATCAGGGCAGCCGCCTGATGCGCAGTGTCCGATCCCGCGTCGAGCTGGGCGGCGAGTATCTGCAAACGATTCTCGCCAGTTCGGCGTTTCGCAATCCGCTGCTGGCCGTGCGGATGCGGGAGCAGCACGTCGATGAACTGGCGTCGGACTTATCCGCATCGGTCCAGTCCCTTCTGGCGCAGCGGCGGGCGATGCTGCAGGACTGCCACGAGCATATCGCCCGGATCGAGCCGCACCGGCTGCTCGGCGCGATGACCGTTCGGCTCAACGAGCTGACGAGCCGGGCGCGGGCGGCGATCACGGCCGTCGTGAACGCCCGGAAGATGGACCTGGCCGCACGCGAAGGCCGTCTGGCGGCGCTCGATCCGCGCAGCGTGCTGGCGCGCGGCTACACGATCACGACGAACAAGACGACCGGCAAGGTCGTCCGCACGCTCGACGACATCCGGGTCGGCGATGCGATGCTCACCGAACTGGCCGGCAAGACCGTCATCGAAAGCAAGGTGTATAATATGCCGTAG
- a CDS encoding carboxymuconolactone decarboxylase family protein: MAEDVKAWFEDFGASAAKVKEQVPNTINGFGGMFAKIMQDGAVSLKTKELIAVSIGVAIQCEPCIRLHVKKCLEIGCTKQEILEATSVAVMMSGGPAYTHMPMVLDTIDGLQS; the protein is encoded by the coding sequence ATGGCAGAAGACGTAAAAGCATGGTTTGAAGATTTTGGCGCAAGCGCCGCTAAGGTGAAGGAGCAGGTCCCGAACACGATCAACGGGTTCGGCGGGATGTTCGCGAAGATCATGCAGGACGGCGCCGTCTCGCTGAAGACCAAGGAACTGATCGCGGTCTCGATCGGCGTGGCGATCCAGTGCGAGCCGTGCATTCGTTTGCACGTGAAGAAGTGCCTCGAAATCGGCTGCACGAAGCAGGAGATCCTCGAAGCGACGTCGGTAGCCGTGATGATGAGCGGCGGCCCGGCCTACACCCACATGCCGATGGTGCTCGATACCATCGACGGGCTCCAGTCCTGA
- the larB gene encoding nickel pincer cofactor biosynthesis protein LarB, protein MQAEHLRELLEQVKAGHIGIDQALDKLRHLPFEDLGFANVDHHRQIRQGFPEVIFCPGKTTEQIIAIFESLAARGNNVLATRATVEAFETLAATGKFPQARYEALARAIVLEQKSPPASKSVLPIVTAGTADLAVAMEAKVTAEIMGQRTELICDVGVAGLHRLLGHLPKLREANIVIVVAGMEGALASVVGGLVSGPVIAVPTSVGYGASFQGLSALLTMLNSCASGVTTVNIDNGFSAAVTATLINRRIDGVA, encoded by the coding sequence ATACAGGCTGAACATCTAAGAGAGTTGCTCGAGCAGGTCAAGGCAGGTCATATCGGAATCGACCAGGCCCTGGATAAGCTGCGGCACTTGCCGTTCGAGGACCTCGGTTTCGCCAACGTCGATCACCACAGGCAGATCCGACAGGGCTTTCCCGAGGTCATCTTCTGTCCGGGCAAGACCACCGAGCAGATCATCGCCATCTTCGAATCACTGGCTGCCAGGGGCAACAATGTACTGGCGACCCGCGCGACCGTCGAGGCGTTCGAGACGCTGGCGGCGACGGGCAAATTTCCCCAGGCGCGCTACGAGGCCCTGGCCCGGGCGATCGTGCTCGAACAGAAATCGCCTCCCGCTTCGAAGAGCGTCCTGCCGATCGTCACGGCCGGCACGGCCGATCTGGCCGTCGCCATGGAAGCCAAGGTCACCGCCGAGATCATGGGCCAGCGCACCGAGCTGATCTGCGACGTCGGCGTCGCGGGCCTGCACCGCCTGCTCGGACACCTGCCCAAGCTCCGGGAGGCCAATATCGTCATCGTTGTGGCCGGGATGGAAGGCGCGCTGGCCAGCGTCGTCGGCGGACTGGTGAGCGGCCCGGTGATCGCGGTGCCGACCAGCGTCGGCTATGGCGCAAGCTTCCAGGGGCTTTCCGCACTGCTGACGATGCTCAATAGTTGCGCTTCCGGCGTGACGACCGTCAATATCGACAACGGATTCTCCGCCGCCGTGACCGCTACACTGATTAACCGAAGAATCGACGGAGTCGCATGA
- a CDS encoding type II secretion system protein, with product MRIHKRTRTHEWDGCSIGLPVAVLRSRADRVKIDFTCDNDRRPCARMKRAFTLIELLVVIAIIAVLIALSLPVTRLVRQVGHETACRSNLHQMTVMLKTYCNDHDDLFPNPTYLYHSRESFRLAVAGQPSRAGYGSMHPWTCRWHDAGIGPASRLLRDHKELQGALIPYLGNPKVLLCKTGVRAYLERGCNNQDPNRPRRPQPGILGWAPGGSGPGSAVPEPNESLTVVPQYCYTMNGNLHRTFLTGTLVGGGNAVDARTVRITTIRRQTQVTRSPAEVFAFGEENSWTINTESRWPSPYNLSGPWGGTQDGTMNDPSDPVDPRSHAFRVTGAITIGSLDIGPSYTTFDTPPERPYASRMPPMDVGDAFATYHRPHKGDLNTGHSYVSMLDGHVRKVTVSDQLRGSRRTEGLPESSLGPGGNLHLAWPLEVPPLAGWENQ from the coding sequence ATGCGAATCCACAAACGCACGAGAACGCACGAATGGGATGGCTGTTCGATCGGATTGCCAGTGGCGGTGTTGCGTTCAAGGGCCGATCGCGTCAAGATCGATTTCACCTGCGACAACGACAGGAGGCCGTGCGCGAGAATGAAGAGGGCCTTCACACTCATCGAGCTGCTCGTGGTCATCGCGATCATCGCCGTGCTGATTGCCTTGAGCCTGCCGGTCACAAGGCTGGTGCGCCAGGTGGGCCACGAGACGGCATGCCGGTCGAATCTGCACCAGATGACCGTGATGCTCAAGACCTACTGCAACGACCACGACGACCTGTTTCCCAATCCAACGTATCTCTACCATTCGAGGGAGTCATTCCGTCTCGCCGTTGCCGGGCAACCGTCGCGGGCGGGGTATGGTTCGATGCATCCCTGGACCTGCCGTTGGCACGATGCCGGGATCGGTCCGGCCAGTCGGCTGTTGCGCGACCACAAGGAACTTCAGGGCGCGCTGATACCCTATCTGGGAAACCCCAAGGTCCTTCTCTGCAAGACGGGCGTGCGCGCCTATCTGGAACGAGGCTGCAACAACCAGGACCCCAACAGGCCCAGGCGACCTCAGCCCGGGATTTTGGGATGGGCGCCTGGCGGGAGTGGCCCAGGTTCGGCGGTTCCCGAGCCGAACGAGTCGCTCACCGTGGTCCCCCAGTATTGCTACACCATGAACGGGAACCTGCACCGGACCTTCCTGACCGGAACGCTGGTCGGGGGAGGAAACGCGGTGGATGCCAGGACCGTTCGAATCACAACGATCCGCCGCCAGACGCAGGTCACGCGCAGTCCCGCTGAGGTGTTTGCCTTCGGCGAGGAGAATTCCTGGACGATCAACACAGAATCGCGATGGCCGTCGCCGTACAATCTCAGCGGCCCCTGGGGAGGAACCCAGGATGGGACCATGAACGATCCCAGCGATCCCGTCGACCCCCGGTCGCACGCGTTCAGGGTCACCGGCGCCATAACGATCGGGTCTCTGGACATCGGACCGTCGTACACCACGTTCGACACTCCCCCGGAACGCCCGTACGCGTCGAGGATGCCGCCGATGGACGTCGGGGATGCCTTCGCGACCTACCACCGTCCCCACAAGGGCGACCTGAACACGGGCCACTCCTATGTCTCCATGCTGGACGGCCACGTCCGAAAGGTCACGGTGTCGGATCAGCTCCGCGGGAGCCGACGCACTGAGGGTCTGCCCGAAAGCTCTCTCGGCCCCGGCGGCAATCTGCATCTCGCCTGGCCCCTCGAGGTCCCCCCCCTCGCCGGCTGGGAGAACCAGTGA